From a single Adhaeribacter swui genomic region:
- the hrpB gene encoding ATP-dependent helicase HrpB: MPFNPFTIDLPVREIIPDVQAQLTDRNTLIVQAPPGAGKSTLLPLALLNEPWLANQKIIMLEPRRLAARTIAERMAFLLGEEVGQTVGYRIRFENRISDKTRIEVVTEGILTRMLHTDNALSSVGLVIFDEFHERSIHADVAMALSREAQRTRRPDLRLLVMSATLDMPTLSGLLQAPVVQSQGRQYPVETIYTGDLDESLLPELTARTVQRALREKTGDVLVFLPGEGDIKKVEGLLRRQISRDIMIHPLFGMLPPNKQYAAIMPDRQGKRKVVLATSIAETSLTIEGVSVVVDCGFGKTSRFDPNSGLSRLETVRISKDAADQRAGRAGRLGPGTAYRLWTEATHARLAPHRTPEILEADLASLVLDMASWGIMDVNQLTWLSPPPKAALLQATETLHQLNALEHGRIAEHGKKVHALPTHPRIAHMLLAAKESDQVALATDIAAILEERDPLPRDSGIDINLRIEALRRFRQENVGGKGLKKIEKIAAQYRRMFELAPDNGTLDPYETGVLLAHCYPERIAYARPGNNAQFQLANGKYAQAGHRDDLAHDPWLAVANLDARQGMGKIFLASPLNPKDLAPLVKKQETITWDTSDGELTASQDLRIGSIVLQRKPLPTPNDKHRPAAISEAIKREGEDLLNFSEAVTQWQNRVLSLRKWRPQEAWPDVSTPTLLITNYEWLRPYLTDVEVPEDLFQIDLLPILQQFLTPEQRARLEELVPSEITLSDGSLMELQYFAHGNPPVLEIRLQDVLDWLKQPLVDAGEMPVELQLLTPDLKPLATVTDLATFWQAEYPALRTDLLKQFPKVNWPVN, from the coding sequence TTGCCCTTTAACCCCTTCACCATCGATTTACCTGTTCGGGAAATAATCCCGGACGTACAAGCCCAACTCACCGACCGCAACACGCTGATTGTACAAGCTCCGCCGGGTGCCGGAAAAAGTACCTTGTTGCCATTGGCTTTGCTAAACGAACCCTGGTTAGCGAATCAGAAAATTATTATGTTGGAGCCCCGGCGTTTGGCGGCCCGCACCATTGCCGAGCGTATGGCCTTTTTGCTGGGCGAAGAAGTAGGGCAAACTGTGGGGTACCGCATCCGTTTCGAGAACCGCATTTCTGATAAAACCCGCATTGAGGTAGTAACCGAAGGCATTTTAACCCGTATGCTCCACACCGACAATGCTTTGAGTAGCGTAGGTTTGGTGATCTTCGATGAATTTCACGAGCGCAGCATCCACGCTGATGTGGCCATGGCCCTTAGCCGCGAAGCCCAGCGCACCCGCCGTCCCGATTTACGTTTGCTCGTGATGTCGGCTACGCTGGATATGCCTACGCTGTCGGGTTTGCTGCAAGCGCCGGTGGTGCAAAGCCAGGGGCGGCAATACCCCGTAGAAACTATTTACACCGGCGACCTGGACGAATCGCTGTTACCGGAACTCACGGCCCGTACCGTGCAGCGCGCCCTCCGCGAAAAAACCGGCGATGTATTGGTGTTTTTGCCCGGCGAAGGCGACATTAAAAAAGTGGAAGGTTTGCTGCGACGTCAAATCTCCCGCGATATAATGATTCATCCGTTGTTTGGCATGTTACCGCCCAACAAGCAATACGCTGCCATTATGCCCGACCGCCAGGGCAAGCGCAAAGTAGTGCTGGCTACCTCTATTGCCGAAACCAGCTTAACTATCGAGGGCGTATCGGTGGTGGTGGATTGTGGCTTTGGCAAAACGAGCCGTTTCGATCCGAACTCTGGATTGTCGCGCCTCGAAACCGTGCGCATCAGCAAAGACGCCGCCGATCAACGGGCTGGTCGGGCTGGTCGTTTAGGACCTGGAACCGCTTACCGCCTCTGGACCGAAGCTACCCACGCCCGCCTCGCGCCACATCGTACCCCCGAAATCCTGGAAGCCGACCTAGCCTCACTGGTGTTGGACATGGCTTCGTGGGGCATAATGGATGTAAACCAACTTACCTGGCTGAGTCCGCCGCCCAAAGCTGCTTTGTTGCAAGCCACCGAAACCCTGCACCAACTCAATGCCCTGGAGCACGGCCGCATTGCGGAGCACGGCAAAAAAGTGCACGCCTTGCCCACGCACCCGCGCATTGCCCACATGTTACTGGCCGCTAAAGAGTCAGACCAAGTAGCCTTAGCTACCGATATTGCTGCCATTCTGGAAGAGCGCGACCCATTGCCCCGGGATTCAGGTATTGATATTAATTTGCGCATTGAAGCCTTACGCCGGTTCCGGCAAGAAAACGTGGGTGGCAAAGGTTTAAAGAAAATTGAAAAAATAGCCGCTCAGTATCGCCGCATGTTCGAGCTGGCTCCTGATAACGGCACTTTAGATCCCTATGAAACCGGCGTGCTGCTGGCGCACTGCTACCCCGAACGCATTGCTTACGCCCGCCCCGGAAACAACGCGCAGTTCCAGCTCGCCAACGGCAAGTACGCCCAGGCCGGCCACCGCGATGACCTGGCCCACGATCCCTGGCTGGCCGTGGCTAACCTGGATGCGCGGCAGGGTATGGGTAAAATATTTCTGGCATCGCCGCTTAACCCCAAAGATTTGGCGCCACTCGTTAAAAAACAGGAAACCATTACCTGGGACACCAGCGATGGCGAACTCACGGCTTCTCAGGATTTACGCATCGGCTCCATTGTGCTGCAACGCAAACCCTTGCCTACCCCCAACGACAAACACCGACCCGCCGCTATCTCGGAAGCTATAAAACGCGAAGGCGAAGACTTGTTGAACTTCTCGGAAGCCGTTACGCAATGGCAAAACCGGGTACTAAGTCTGCGGAAATGGCGGCCCCAGGAAGCTTGGCCCGACGTGAGCACGCCCACTTTGCTGATTACCAACTACGAATGGCTGCGGCCTTATTTAACTGATGTGGAAGTACCCGAAGATTTATTTCAAATTGATTTGCTACCCATTCTGCAACAATTTTTAACGCCGGAGCAACGCGCGCGTTTAGAAGAATTAGTGCCTTCCGAAATAACCTTATCCGATGGTTCCCTGATGGAGTTGCAATACTTTGCCCACGGTAACCCGCCCGTACTGGAAATCCGGTTGCAGGATGTGTTGGATTGGCTAAAGCAGCCGCTTGTAGACGCCGGCGAAATGCCCGTAGAGCTGCAACTGCTTACGCCGGATTTAAAGCCCTTGGCTACGGTTACAGATTTAGCCACGTTTTGGCAAGCAGAATACCCGGCGTTACGGACAGATTTACTGAAGCAATTTCCTAAAGTTAACTGGCCGGTGAATTAG
- a CDS encoding ATP-dependent helicase produces MDYLKLLNESQRDAVLHTDGPVMIIAGAGSGKTRVLTYRIAHLISKGVDPFNILSLTFTNKAAKEMRQRIEKVIGNEAKNIWMGTFHSVFAKILRSEAPKIGYPSNFTIYDTDDSKTLIRNIVKEMNLDEKLYKPGMVLGRISAAKNKLITVAQYRQDPTIQADDEAAMRPKIGEIYQAYQSRCFKAGAMDFDDLLFNTNVLFKDHVDALNKYQNIFKYVMVDEYQDTNYSQYLITRKLAAKNRNICVVGDDAQSIYAFRGADIQNILNYERDYPELEVFKLEQNYRSTKNIVYAANSVIKNNKAQLRKDVFTDNEEGPLIEVIKANSDNEEGKLVANAIFEEKMNNHLSYEDFAILYRTNAQSRAMEEALRKMNIKYRIIGGLSFYQRKEIKDLIAYLRLTVNPNDEQALRRVINYPKRGIGDTTIEKIIVSADESNHTIWEVVSNAKSFLTGRVAAPIEDFATKIKSFAIMAEHQDAFEVAKHIAKQSGIVEELYADKSIEGLARYENIQELLNGIKEFVDDPEKEDKSLSAFLQDIALITDADKQQDDGSEYVTMMTIHSAKGLEFRNVHIVGMEENLFPSQMMLNTRADLEEERRLFYVAITRAEKRLTLSYATSRYQWGNLRACEKSRFIDEIDPRFLNFQYGEGPGVFDKVLKRKSNLIPATPVVKKATNYVPPADFVPSDTANLQAGMRVEHPKFGFGVVSKMDTQGNSTKAIIEFEEAGEKTLLLSFAKLRIHE; encoded by the coding sequence ATGGATTACCTGAAATTACTAAACGAATCACAAAGAGATGCCGTGCTACATACCGATGGACCGGTAATGATTATAGCTGGCGCCGGCTCCGGTAAAACCCGCGTGTTAACCTACCGGATTGCCCACTTAATTAGCAAAGGCGTAGATCCTTTTAATATTTTATCGCTAACTTTTACCAACAAAGCCGCTAAAGAAATGCGGCAGCGGATTGAAAAAGTAATTGGCAACGAAGCCAAAAACATCTGGATGGGCACGTTTCACTCGGTGTTTGCCAAAATTTTGCGATCCGAAGCGCCAAAAATTGGTTATCCCAGCAACTTTACCATTTACGATACCGACGACTCTAAAACCCTGATCCGGAACATCGTAAAGGAAATGAACCTCGACGAAAAATTATATAAGCCTGGGATGGTGCTGGGCCGGATTTCGGCGGCTAAAAACAAATTGATTACTGTGGCGCAGTACCGGCAAGACCCTACCATTCAGGCCGACGACGAAGCGGCGATGCGTCCGAAGATTGGCGAAATTTACCAAGCGTACCAGAGTCGCTGCTTTAAGGCCGGCGCCATGGATTTCGACGATTTGTTGTTTAACACCAATGTTCTGTTTAAAGACCACGTAGATGCCCTGAACAAATACCAGAACATTTTTAAATATGTGATGGTGGATGAGTATCAGGACACCAACTACTCACAGTACCTGATTACCCGCAAACTGGCCGCTAAAAACCGTAATATTTGCGTGGTGGGTGATGATGCTCAAAGTATTTACGCTTTCCGGGGAGCTGATATTCAGAATATTTTAAATTACGAACGCGATTATCCGGAGCTGGAAGTTTTTAAACTGGAGCAGAATTACCGTTCTACCAAAAACATTGTGTACGCGGCCAATTCAGTAATTAAAAACAACAAAGCCCAGTTGCGCAAAGATGTTTTCACCGACAACGAGGAAGGTCCGCTGATTGAAGTAATAAAAGCCAACTCCGACAACGAAGAAGGCAAGCTGGTGGCCAACGCCATTTTTGAAGAAAAAATGAACAACCACCTCTCCTACGAAGATTTTGCGATTCTGTACCGCACCAACGCCCAAAGCCGGGCCATGGAAGAAGCCTTGCGGAAGATGAACATTAAATACCGTATTATCGGTGGCTTGTCATTCTACCAACGCAAAGAAATTAAAGATTTAATTGCTTACCTGCGCCTCACCGTAAACCCCAACGACGAACAAGCTTTGCGCCGGGTAATTAATTACCCCAAACGCGGAATTGGCGATACAACGATTGAAAAAATTATTGTTTCGGCCGACGAATCCAATCATACCATTTGGGAAGTGGTGAGCAATGCTAAGAGCTTTTTAACGGGCCGGGTAGCTGCACCTATCGAAGATTTTGCGACTAAGATTAAAAGCTTTGCTATTATGGCCGAGCACCAGGATGCCTTTGAGGTAGCTAAGCACATTGCCAAACAATCCGGCATCGTGGAAGAATTGTACGCCGATAAATCCATTGAAGGCTTGGCACGTTACGAAAACATCCAGGAATTGCTCAACGGGATTAAAGAATTTGTGGATGACCCTGAGAAAGAAGACAAAAGCTTATCGGCCTTTCTACAAGACATTGCTTTAATAACCGACGCCGATAAACAACAAGATGATGGCAGCGAATATGTGACCATGATGACGATTCACTCGGCCAAAGGTCTGGAGTTCCGGAATGTGCACATTGTGGGCATGGAAGAAAACTTATTCCCGAGCCAGATGATGCTGAATACCCGGGCTGATTTAGAAGAAGAACGCCGCCTGTTTTACGTAGCCATTACCCGCGCCGAGAAAAGACTGACCCTTTCCTACGCGACCAGCCGCTACCAATGGGGCAACTTGCGCGCCTGCGAAAAAAGTAGGTTTATCGACGAGATTGACCCCCGATTTTTAAATTTTCAGTACGGCGAAGGTCCGGGCGTTTTCGACAAAGTTTTAAAACGCAAAAGCAATCTGATTCCGGCTACGCCCGTTGTAAAGAAAGCAACTAACTACGTGCCCCCTGCCGATTTTGTACCCAGCGATACGGCCAACTTACAAGCCGGTATGCGCGTAGAACATCCTAAATTTGGCTTCGGCGTGGTTTCCAAAATGGATACCCAGGGCAATAGCACCAAAGCCATTATTGAGTTTGAAGAAGCCGGTGAAAAAACCTTACTCCTCAGCTTCGCCAAATTACGCATACATGAATAA
- a CDS encoding DinB family protein: MNPDQIVRDQLVKLMQGGQAFTPMPELLQGITAEEAGTAIPELPYTLWQLIEHLRIALYDILEFSRDPNYQSAEWPVGYWPQETKPANQAVLDESMKTIQQGIAQMIHLVQDQTNDLYQPFAHGNGQNLLREAMLVAEHNAYHLGQILILRRLLGTWK; the protein is encoded by the coding sequence ATGAACCCCGACCAGATAGTACGCGACCAATTGGTAAAATTAATGCAAGGCGGACAGGCTTTTACCCCCATGCCGGAACTGCTGCAAGGCATTACCGCCGAAGAAGCAGGTACTGCTATTCCGGAATTGCCTTATACCCTGTGGCAGTTAATAGAACACCTGCGCATTGCCTTGTACGACATCCTGGAATTTAGCCGCGATCCCAATTACCAATCGGCGGAGTGGCCAGTGGGTTACTGGCCCCAAGAAACCAAACCTGCAAACCAGGCAGTGCTCGACGAAAGCATGAAAACCATACAGCAGGGAATAGCGCAAATGATACATCTGGTACAAGACCAAACCAACGATTTATACCAGCCTTTCGCGCACGGTAATGGTCAAAACCTGCTCCGGGAGGCTATGTTGGTAGCCGAACACAACGCTTACCACTTGGGCCAAATATTAATCCTACGCCGGTTGCTCGGCACCTGGAAGTAA
- a CDS encoding NAD-dependent epimerase/dehydratase family protein — MKLSVIITGATGMVGEGVLHECLQHPDVEKVLVINRRPGDITHPKLLEVIHPDFLNFSAIDVNLTAYNACFFCLGVSSVGMTKDEYYRLTYDLTLHVAQTMVRQNPEMVFCYVSGAGTDSTEKGRLHWARVKGKTENDLLRLSFKAAYMFRPGFLSATPGLKNVKSYYKYFAWLAPVLRLFFPGAISSLRELGLAMIQVVQQGYSKPVLEVPDIKALAKV, encoded by the coding sequence ATGAAGTTAAGCGTAATTATAACCGGTGCTACCGGCATGGTAGGCGAAGGGGTTTTGCACGAATGTCTGCAGCATCCGGATGTGGAGAAAGTGCTGGTGATTAACCGCCGGCCCGGCGATATTACGCATCCGAAACTGCTGGAAGTTATTCATCCGGATTTTTTAAATTTTTCTGCTATCGACGTTAATTTAACGGCTTATAATGCTTGTTTCTTTTGTTTGGGTGTATCGTCGGTGGGAATGACTAAAGACGAATATTACCGCTTAACCTACGATTTAACCTTACACGTGGCACAAACCATGGTTCGTCAAAATCCCGAGATGGTATTTTGCTACGTATCCGGGGCCGGCACCGACAGCACCGAAAAAGGACGTTTACATTGGGCTCGGGTAAAAGGCAAAACCGAAAACGATTTACTTCGGCTTTCTTTTAAAGCGGCTTACATGTTCCGGCCCGGCTTTTTAAGTGCCACTCCCGGTTTAAAAAACGTAAAATCCTATTATAAATACTTTGCTTGGCTGGCGCCGGTGTTACGGTTGTTTTTCCCCGGGGCTATTTCGTCGTTGCGGGAGTTAGGTTTAGCCATGATTCAGGTGGTGCAACAGGGGTATTCTAAGCCGGTGCTGGAGGTGCCGGATATTAAGGCTTTGGCCAAGGTTTAA
- a CDS encoding M56 family metallopeptidase, which translates to MPLLFSYILKVSFCLGAIYLFYYSILRPLTFFNWNRWYFLVGTGLCFFIPLIAVSGIWESMPEPIVIKYIPSIAAVRNTTFVRLEPVSNSYSMWDWLLLLIIGGYVLLFIRTLVQVFSLVRLRRKANLISNVGAKIYHINGHIQPFSFWNSVFINRTLHPEEDLLKIIRHELVHVRQAHTLDIIWMELVCILNWFNPFVWLLRQQVRQNLEFISDHQVLQSGTDKKHYQYLLLQVTGQPNFRLANQFNFSPLKNRIVMMNKIPSAKRHLAKFLLVVPLSAGLLFACREVKAQVPSENKNLVTHRHEGQNIILAEFQDGTQEKFDISTEVGKKAFMQAQKFFGDSYNPADVSRGWSEGFKTLLKRNPDIAQIKWRYDIDQLNKNDFPFIADRLYITLKSGVEKVYPIESKTDLAKVENELGKLPLFPPPPPTVSIVKY; encoded by the coding sequence ATGCCTTTACTATTTTCCTATATCCTGAAAGTGTCATTTTGCTTAGGAGCAATTTACTTGTTTTACTACTCTATTTTAAGACCGCTTACTTTCTTTAACTGGAACCGTTGGTATTTTTTAGTAGGTACGGGCTTGTGTTTTTTTATTCCTCTTATTGCTGTTTCTGGCATTTGGGAAAGCATGCCAGAGCCAATTGTAATTAAGTATATTCCTTCCATTGCAGCAGTAAGAAATACAACGTTTGTGCGTTTGGAGCCAGTAAGTAATTCCTATAGTATGTGGGATTGGCTTTTATTGCTAATTATAGGCGGGTACGTTTTGTTATTTATTAGAACATTGGTGCAAGTCTTTTCTTTGGTAAGGCTCCGACGGAAAGCTAATCTAATCTCAAATGTAGGCGCTAAAATCTACCACATTAATGGCCACATTCAACCTTTTTCTTTCTGGAATTCTGTTTTTATAAACCGCACTTTACACCCAGAAGAAGATCTTTTAAAAATAATCCGGCATGAACTGGTGCACGTGCGGCAAGCGCATACTTTGGATATAATCTGGATGGAATTAGTATGCATTCTCAATTGGTTCAACCCATTTGTTTGGTTGCTGCGCCAGCAGGTACGGCAAAACCTAGAGTTTATCTCCGACCATCAAGTATTACAATCCGGTACGGATAAAAAGCACTACCAATATTTACTTCTCCAGGTAACCGGGCAACCAAATTTTAGATTAGCTAATCAGTTTAATTTTTCACCACTTAAAAACCGAATTGTTATGATGAACAAAATTCCTAGTGCTAAACGTCATTTAGCTAAATTTTTACTTGTAGTGCCCCTAAGTGCCGGATTATTATTTGCTTGCCGGGAAGTAAAAGCACAAGTGCCCAGTGAAAATAAAAATCTTGTAACTCACAGACATGAAGGACAAAATATTATTCTGGCCGAGTTCCAGGATGGTACCCAGGAAAAATTTGATATTTCAACGGAAGTCGGTAAAAAAGCCTTTATGCAAGCTCAAAAGTTTTTTGGCGATAGTTACAATCCGGCCGATGTCTCGCGGGGATGGTCGGAAGGCTTTAAAACATTATTAAAACGCAACCCAGACATAGCCCAAATTAAATGGCGATATGATATAGATCAGTTGAATAAAAATGATTTCCCTTTCATTGCCGATCGACTTTATATAACCTTAAAATCGGGTGTAGAAAAAGTTTACCCAATAGAAAGTAAAACAGATCTGGCAAAGGTGGAAAATGAGTTAGGAAAATTACCCTTATTTCCACCCCCACCACCAACGGTTAGCATTGTAAAATATTAA
- a CDS encoding DUF4304 domain-containing protein produces the protein MPKSDSEQIFDFLVAKIIWPKFKERGYKKSVNNFRFYDQSGWGKIVNFQKSSFYDKDNIQFTINTGLYLAEAEQFHCNRQSAEKFQESMCLVRKRIGYLSDDQKDTWFSINIDTDKQVLFNNVERYFNDYILPFLDKVRNKEDILQILINGHKSEYKTAQIQTLHHNGYFELANQQLQDELRSTNNPYLIKRPQRD, from the coding sequence ATGCCAAAGTCAGATTCTGAACAAATCTTTGATTTTCTAGTTGCTAAAATAATTTGGCCGAAGTTCAAAGAAAGAGGATATAAAAAATCGGTTAATAATTTCCGCTTTTACGACCAAAGCGGCTGGGGAAAAATTGTTAATTTTCAGAAGAGCTCTTTTTACGATAAAGATAATATTCAATTCACAATCAATACAGGACTTTATTTAGCAGAGGCTGAACAATTCCACTGCAACCGTCAATCAGCAGAAAAATTCCAGGAATCAATGTGCCTTGTCAGAAAAAGAATTGGTTATTTATCGGACGACCAAAAAGACACTTGGTTTAGTATTAATATTGATACTGACAAGCAAGTATTGTTCAATAATGTAGAAAGATATTTTAATGATTACATTTTACCTTTTCTAGACAAGGTCAGGAATAAAGAAGATATTCTGCAAATATTAATCAACGGTCATAAATCAGAATATAAAACTGCTCAAATCCAAACTTTGCACCATAATGGTTACTTTGAACTAGCTAATCAACAATTGCAAGATGAATTAAGGTCAACTAATAATCCTTATTTAATAAAAAGACCTCAAAGAGATTGA
- a CDS encoding DUF4290 domain-containing protein, which translates to MIANSSFKQELLLREYGRNVQNIVSYILSIEDRAQRSRSAQLLVNLMAKLNPSIRDIQDMQQKLWNHLFVMSDGKLDVDCPYPLSAMEYLNDKPSHMEIPRDIPKYKHYGKNVEHLINKAIEIKDKDEQDAAIISLGKLMKTLYRTYNKDSITDEIILNNIRELSGGKLNMDLARIEANSLFEVSVKAAHQNNSSNNNNNNNNNRKKMQDNKQQQRKKQQ; encoded by the coding sequence ATGATTGCTAATTCCAGTTTTAAACAAGAACTGCTGCTGCGGGAATACGGCAGAAATGTTCAGAATATCGTTTCTTACATTTTATCTATCGAGGATCGGGCACAACGCAGCCGGAGCGCGCAATTGCTCGTCAACCTCATGGCGAAGCTTAATCCGTCTATCCGCGATATTCAGGACATGCAGCAAAAACTGTGGAATCACCTTTTTGTGATGTCGGATGGCAAACTGGACGTGGATTGTCCGTACCCGTTGAGTGCGATGGAGTACCTCAACGATAAACCATCCCACATGGAAATTCCCCGCGACATTCCGAAGTACAAACACTACGGCAAAAACGTGGAGCATTTAATCAACAAAGCCATTGAGATAAAAGACAAAGACGAGCAGGATGCGGCCATTATTTCTTTGGGCAAACTCATGAAAACGCTTTACCGCACGTACAATAAAGATTCCATCACCGACGAAATTATTCTCAACAACATCCGCGAGCTTTCCGGTGGTAAATTAAACATGGATTTGGCCCGCATAGAAGCTAATAGCTTGTTTGAAGTTAGCGTTAAAGCCGCTCATCAAAATAATTCTTCCAACAATAATAATAACAATAACAACAACCGGAAGAAAATGCAGGATAACAAGCAACAGCAACGCAAAAAGCAACAATAG
- a CDS encoding aldo/keto reductase, translating into MEFRQLGASGLFVPVLSFGTATFGGAGDFFKAWGSTQVNEASRLIDVCLDAGVNFFDTADIYSQGVSEEVLGKAIVGRRDKMIISTKGTFPFGEGPNNQGSSRFHLIKQIEGSLKRLGTDYIDIYHMHGFDGNTPVEETLHTLDTLVKAGKIRYIAASNFSGWHLMKSQAVAEKYGWTKYVGHQVYYSLANRDYEWELMPLGLDQKVGSLIWSPLAAGRLGGKYRRNQPYPQDSRVAQGGSPVPEAVVNEEIFYNTLDALDEVAQEVNKTVAQVALNWLLQRPTVSSIIIGARNEEQLKQNLGAVGWNLTTEQVKKLDKASEVPPIYPYWHQRQNTRLNPTPDFYKN; encoded by the coding sequence ATGGAATTTAGACAATTAGGAGCATCGGGTTTATTTGTACCGGTTTTAAGTTTTGGTACCGCCACCTTTGGCGGGGCAGGAGATTTTTTTAAAGCTTGGGGCAGCACCCAGGTAAACGAAGCCAGCCGTTTAATAGACGTGTGCCTGGATGCTGGCGTAAACTTTTTTGACACTGCCGATATTTACTCGCAGGGAGTATCCGAGGAAGTTCTGGGTAAAGCAATTGTGGGTCGGCGCGATAAAATGATCATTTCTACCAAAGGTACTTTTCCCTTCGGCGAAGGGCCGAATAATCAGGGTTCCTCGCGGTTTCATTTAATTAAACAAATAGAAGGCAGCTTAAAACGCCTGGGCACCGATTATATTGATATTTACCACATGCACGGCTTCGATGGCAACACCCCCGTGGAAGAAACCTTGCATACCCTGGATACCTTGGTGAAAGCCGGCAAAATCCGGTACATCGCGGCATCAAACTTTTCGGGTTGGCACCTCATGAAATCTCAAGCTGTAGCCGAAAAATATGGTTGGACCAAATACGTCGGTCATCAGGTATATTACTCTTTGGCCAACCGCGATTACGAATGGGAGTTAATGCCCCTGGGCCTGGATCAAAAAGTAGGCAGTTTAATCTGGTCGCCGCTGGCCGCCGGTCGTTTAGGCGGCAAGTACCGCCGCAACCAACCGTACCCGCAGGATAGCCGGGTAGCCCAGGGTGGTAGCCCCGTGCCGGAAGCGGTAGTTAATGAAGAAATATTTTACAACACTCTGGATGCTTTAGACGAAGTAGCCCAGGAAGTAAATAAAACCGTGGCGCAGGTGGCGCTAAACTGGTTGCTGCAACGCCCAACCGTTTCCAGCATTATTATTGGTGCCCGCAACGAAGAACAACTAAAACAAAACTTAGGCGCTGTTGGCTGGAACCTGACCACCGAGCAAGTGAAAAAATTAGATAAAGCCAGCGAAGTGCCACCCATTTACCCGTACTGGCACCAGCGGCAAAACACTAGATTAAACCCGACTCCTGACTTCTATAAAAATTAA
- a CDS encoding BlaI/MecI/CopY family transcriptional regulator, whose amino-acid sequence MEKLTAPEEQAMQAVWKMGEGHVKLFLEQIPDPKPPYTTLASTIKNLEKKGYLSSRLVGNTYLYQPAILEEEYKKKFMNNVVQNYFANSYKELVNFFVEQKKLSAEELKEIINMIEGKDKI is encoded by the coding sequence ATGGAAAAATTAACTGCCCCAGAGGAGCAAGCGATGCAAGCCGTTTGGAAAATGGGTGAAGGCCACGTAAAGTTATTTCTGGAACAAATTCCGGATCCCAAACCACCTTATACTACGCTCGCTTCTACCATTAAAAACCTAGAAAAAAAAGGCTACCTGAGCAGCCGACTAGTTGGCAATACTTACCTCTACCAGCCTGCTATTCTGGAAGAAGAATACAAAAAGAAGTTTATGAACAACGTGGTGCAGAACTACTTTGCTAATTCTTACAAAGAGCTGGTTAACTTTTTCGTGGAGCAAAAGAAATTATCGGCCGAGGAGTTGAAGGAAATTATAAATATGATAGAGGGAAAAGACAAAATTTAA